In one Nomascus leucogenys isolate Asia chromosome 13, Asia_NLE_v1, whole genome shotgun sequence genomic region, the following are encoded:
- the FEZF1 gene encoding fez family zinc finger protein 1 isoform X1: protein MDSSCHNATTKMLATAPARGNMMSTSKPLAFSIERIMARTPEPKALPVPHFLQGALPKGEPKHSLHLNSSIPCMIPFVPVAYDTSPKAGVTGSEPRKASLEAPAAPAAVPSAPAFSCSDLLNCALSLKGDLARDALPLQQYKLVRPRVVNHSSFHAMGALCYLNRGDGPCHPAAGVNIHPVASYFLSSPLHPQPKTYLAERNKLVVPAVEKYPSGVAFKDLSQAQLQHYMKESAQLLSEKIAFKTSDFSRGSPNAKPKVFTCEVCGKVFNAHYNLTRHMPVHTGARPFVCKVCGKGFRQASTLCRHKIIHTQEKPHKCNQCGKAFNRSSTLNTHTRIHAGYKPFVCEFCGKGFHQKGNYKNHKLTHSGEKQFKCNICNKAFHQVYNLTFHMHTHNDKKPFTCPTCGKGFCRNFDLKKHVRKLHDSSLGLARTPAGEPGTEPPPPLQQQPPVTLPPLQPPLPTPGPLQPGLHQGHQ from the exons ATGGACAGTAGCTGCCACAACGCGACTACCAAAATGTTAGCGACTGCTCCAGCTCGGGGCAACATGATGAGCACGTCCAAACCCCTGGCTTTCTCCATTGAACGAATCATGGCGCGCACCCCAGAGCCCAAGGCCCTGCCAGTCCCCCACTTCCTGCAGGGAGCCTTACCCAAGGGGGAACCCAAGCACTCTCTGCATCTCAACTCGTCGATCCCCTGCATGATCCCCTTCGTGCCTGTGGCCTACGACACAAGCCCCAAGGCAGGAGTGACGGGCTCCGAGCCGCGGAAGGCCAGTCTGGAGGCCCCGGCGGCGCCCGCGGCGGTGCCCTCGGCGCCGGCATTCAGCTGCAGCGACCTGCTCAACTGCGCACTGAGTCTCAAGGGCGACCTGGCCCGCGACGCGCTGCCGCTGCAGCAGTACAAGCTGGTAAGGCCGCGTGTGGTCAACCACTCTTCATTCCACGCCATGGGCGCCTTGTGCTACCTGAACCGAGGTGACGGCCCATGCCACCCGGCAGCCGGCGTGAACATCCACCCGGTGGCCTCCTACTTCCTCAGTTCCCCTTTGCACCCGCAGCCAAAAACGTATTTAGCCGAAAGGAATAAACTGGTGGTCCCGGCGGTGGAGAAATACCCTTCTGGAGTAGCTTTCAAAGACCTGTCCCAGGCTCAACTGCAGCATTACATGAAAGAAAGCGCCCAGCTTCTGTCGGAAAAAATCGCGTTCAAAACCTCGGATTTCAGCCGAGGCTCTCCTAATGCCAAGCCCAAAGTTTTCACTTGCGAAGTGTGTGGAAAG GTCTTTAATGCGCACTATAACTTAACCCGTCACATGCCAGTGCACACAGGAGCCAGACCCTTCGTTTGCAAAGTGTGCGGAAAAGGTTTCAGGCAAGCAAGCACCCTGTGCAGGCACAAGATCATTCACACGCAG GAAAAACCTCACAAATGTAACCAGTGTGGCAAAGCATTTAATAGAAGTTCCACTTTAAACACTCATACCCGAATACACGCAGGCTACAAACCGTTTGTGTGTGAATTCTGTGGCAAAGGGTTTCATCAAAAAG GGAATTACAAAAACCACAAGTTGACCCACAGCGGGGAGAAGCAGTTCAAGTGCAATATCTGCAACAAGGCTTTCCACCAGGTTTACAACCTCACCTTCCACATGCACACCCACAACGACAAGAAGCCTTTCACCTGCCCCACGTGCGGCAAGGGTTTCTGCAGGAACTTTGACCTCAAGAAGCACGTCCGCAAGCTGCACGACAGCAGCCTGGGGCTGGCCCGCACGCCAGCTGGCGAACCAGGCACTGAACCACCGCCCCCGCTACAGCAGCAGCCGCCGGTGACGCTGCCTCCTCTGCAGCCGCCGCTGCCAACCCCGGGGCCCCTGCAGCCCGGGCTCCACCAGGGCCACCAGTGA
- the FEZF1 gene encoding fez family zinc finger protein 1 isoform X2, with translation MDSSCHNATTKMLATAPARGNMMSTSKPLAFSIERIMARTPEPKALPVPHFLQGALPKGEPKHSLHLNSSIPCMIPFVPVAYDTSPKAGVTGSEPRKASLEAPAAPAAVPSAPAFSCSDLLNCALSLKGDLARDALPLQQYKLPKTYLAERNKLVVPAVEKYPSGVAFKDLSQAQLQHYMKESAQLLSEKIAFKTSDFSRGSPNAKPKVFTCEVCGKVFNAHYNLTRHMPVHTGARPFVCKVCGKGFRQASTLCRHKIIHTQEKPHKCNQCGKAFNRSSTLNTHTRIHAGYKPFVCEFCGKGFHQKGNYKNHKLTHSGEKQFKCNICNKAFHQVYNLTFHMHTHNDKKPFTCPTCGKGFCRNFDLKKHVRKLHDSSLGLARTPAGEPGTEPPPPLQQQPPVTLPPLQPPLPTPGPLQPGLHQGHQ, from the exons ATGGACAGTAGCTGCCACAACGCGACTACCAAAATGTTAGCGACTGCTCCAGCTCGGGGCAACATGATGAGCACGTCCAAACCCCTGGCTTTCTCCATTGAACGAATCATGGCGCGCACCCCAGAGCCCAAGGCCCTGCCAGTCCCCCACTTCCTGCAGGGAGCCTTACCCAAGGGGGAACCCAAGCACTCTCTGCATCTCAACTCGTCGATCCCCTGCATGATCCCCTTCGTGCCTGTGGCCTACGACACAAGCCCCAAGGCAGGAGTGACGGGCTCCGAGCCGCGGAAGGCCAGTCTGGAGGCCCCGGCGGCGCCCGCGGCGGTGCCCTCGGCGCCGGCATTCAGCTGCAGCGACCTGCTCAACTGCGCACTGAGTCTCAAGGGCGACCTGGCCCGCGACGCGCTGCCGCTGCAGCAGTACAAGCTG CCAAAAACGTATTTAGCCGAAAGGAATAAACTGGTGGTCCCGGCGGTGGAGAAATACCCTTCTGGAGTAGCTTTCAAAGACCTGTCCCAGGCTCAACTGCAGCATTACATGAAAGAAAGCGCCCAGCTTCTGTCGGAAAAAATCGCGTTCAAAACCTCGGATTTCAGCCGAGGCTCTCCTAATGCCAAGCCCAAAGTTTTCACTTGCGAAGTGTGTGGAAAG GTCTTTAATGCGCACTATAACTTAACCCGTCACATGCCAGTGCACACAGGAGCCAGACCCTTCGTTTGCAAAGTGTGCGGAAAAGGTTTCAGGCAAGCAAGCACCCTGTGCAGGCACAAGATCATTCACACGCAG GAAAAACCTCACAAATGTAACCAGTGTGGCAAAGCATTTAATAGAAGTTCCACTTTAAACACTCATACCCGAATACACGCAGGCTACAAACCGTTTGTGTGTGAATTCTGTGGCAAAGGGTTTCATCAAAAAG GGAATTACAAAAACCACAAGTTGACCCACAGCGGGGAGAAGCAGTTCAAGTGCAATATCTGCAACAAGGCTTTCCACCAGGTTTACAACCTCACCTTCCACATGCACACCCACAACGACAAGAAGCCTTTCACCTGCCCCACGTGCGGCAAGGGTTTCTGCAGGAACTTTGACCTCAAGAAGCACGTCCGCAAGCTGCACGACAGCAGCCTGGGGCTGGCCCGCACGCCAGCTGGCGAACCAGGCACTGAACCACCGCCCCCGCTACAGCAGCAGCCGCCGGTGACGCTGCCTCCTCTGCAGCCGCCGCTGCCAACCCCGGGGCCCCTGCAGCCCGGGCTCCACCAGGGCCACCAGTGA